AAGAACAAGCGAAGTTTGGACGATAATATTAAAGACGAGTTTGATGAAATAAAGAGGACCATAAGCGAGATCAAACAGATTCTTGTGAAGGAAAAGAGTCAGGCCCTCCCAGAGGGACTGTCGAGGATTTCGTATGGTATGGAAAAACAGGAGATAATACCAGACATCAGGTACAAAATAGTGGAATTTTTGAAGATGAAATTCGGTGACTTGGACCCCAGTTCGAGAGAAGCCTTTAAAGTGCTCTCTGAGCAGTTCTCCTATATCATAAGAACGAAGGTACCAGATTTCGAAAATACGAGGGTTCTCTTCGTCGGCACAACTGGGGTTGGGAAGACGACGACCCTCGCGAAACTCGCCGCGAGGTTCAAAATAGAAGAAAAAAAGCGTGTGGCGATACTCACGCTGGACACCTACAGAATAGCGGCAGCCGAGCAGTTGAAAACGTACGCAGAAATAATGGATATTCCTATGAAGATCGCATACACTCCAAAAGAAGCAGAATACGAGATGATGGCGCTGAGAGATTACGACGTTCTACTCATCGACACTGCCGGAAGGAGCCATCAGAATGATCTTCAAATGAGCGAAGTCAAAGCCCTGGCGGAGGCTGTGAAACCGGACGTCACGTTTCTAGTTGTCGCAATGAACTACAAACTCGACGACATGAAGAGGATCTTGGAAAAATTCTCTGT
This sequence is a window from Thermotoga sp.. Protein-coding genes within it:
- the flhF gene encoding flagellar biosynthesis protein FlhF, which translates into the protein MKIKKYVAESIREAMMMIKRELGDNAVILSSRRIKKGGFFGIGGKTYFEITAAVDEKDEKKREENSSTYKLQEILIKNKRSLDDNIKDEFDEIKRTISEIKQILVKEKSQALPEGLSRISYGMEKQEIIPDIRYKIVEFLKMKFGDLDPSSREAFKVLSEQFSYIIRTKVPDFENTRVLFVGTTGVGKTTTLAKLAARFKIEEKKRVAILTLDTYRIAAAEQLKTYAEIMDIPMKIAYTPKEAEYEMMALRDYDVLLIDTAGRSHQNDLQMSEVKALAEAVKPDVTFLVVAMNYKLDDMKRILEKFSVVRPTHLVLTKMDETSVYGTFVNISEITDIPIAFVTNGQRVPDDIFAANSVELARIVTGEVLNCAGSGGTSQEK